The genome window AATTGATGGGAATATTTCCATGGGAAGTATTAAGAAAGTGCAACAGGTTTTCAAGAAAGGTGATGTTCTCGGAATTTTTCCGGAAGGACATGACTACATGGTTAAGAATGACTTTGATTCTCCTATGGCGAATTTTCATTCTGGTTTTGCTGCTTTCTCTCTTCGAAATAAAGTTGATGTTATGCCTTCTGTTATAGTTCCCATCGAAGAAAATATTTCTGACTATCCACTTCCTCCCATTCTTAGAGCATTTATGGGTATGCCAAAGGAAGTTTGTGAGATTCAAAAGCGAGCTGTTTATAAGAAAGTTCGAGTCGTGTTTGGTGAACCGATTCCTCATGCGGAATATTTGGATATGAGTCTCGAAGAAGGGATGAAGGCTCTGTCGGCTAGAACGAAAGAAGCAATGGAATCATTGATGGAGAAAGGGCGCAACGAAGCACTCTGGAAATTAGCCTCATAAATGAATTTTTGTAATCTAATGGTGAGTCTGCGAAAAATCAGTTCATTTTTTTTTATTATTAGCATTTTCTTTATTGCTAATTGCACACCCAAGGATCGACCGAACGATTCGTTTGTAATTGAAGCGGTTCTTGCCGGAGCTCGATCCTTCTCTCCCGAGATTCTTAGCTCAAGAAAAATAAATCTCAATCCAAGCCCTGAATTAGAAGTTCTATATCTTATTCGAAATGGAACAGAAGAGATTATTGCAGTCTTTGAAGAATCAAAAGATAATAAAGAGAGCTCTTGGAGATTGAGTTGGAAGAAGTCTTTTTCTTTGATGAATGCGGGTCCAATGGCATATGATAAATCCAAAGGAAAATGGATCCCAGCTTCAGGTTCAGATCTTGATTCTTCCAGCCCCGGTTATATTATTCGAAAAATTCTAGCTGAAGAATTGGCAGGCGATAATTTCAATTCTATTTTTCTCGAAGTAATGAGTGAAGAACCACCTAATGGAATATTTACGGTTCCTCTAGGATTTCGTGAAGGTCGAAAAATACTCGATGGTTTTTCTCTATTAGCTGATCATAGTGTAGTTAAGAATAAAAAGAGAGCAGAGTTTACTTATAATAAAGAAAATAAAAGTATAATTCTATTCCCAAGCGAATCATCTCAGAAGTTGGAATTTGTCTGGAATGGTTGGGAGATGATTCCAAATCTTAGTTCGCAACCAATTCCTTCTCTTATCTCGATCCAAAAAACTGGAATTAAATATCGATTAGAGTTCAAAAATCGCGGGGGCTATACTGCTGTTACCTATTTGAGTTTTTCTTTTCCTCAGGGTGGTAGGATTAAAGCTATAAGTGAGACTGGATTGCGTGCGTATAAGACAGGAGATTCCATTTTCTCCAAAACTGCCAATAAATATATTTCTGCAACTTTTCCATTATTAGAAGCAACCAAAGATGGTTGGGGAGCAAATGTTCGATACGCATTTGAATTTGAATACGAGCCTCTAGAGACTTCTGATGCAGACGTTAAGAAAAATCTCGAAATCGAAGACATAAAATCATCAAAGAAAGAAAATTCAGATAAATTCATATTGTTTCGCACATCCTATCGCTACAATAAAAATATAGAAACAATTCCTAATTTATATTCTGTAACAAATGTTTATCCCGATCAACAAGGATTTACTGCATATAAATTGGAGTTGCCATAGTCATGCGTACACATCGTCGCTTCACTCGTAGAAAAAGAGAAAGCGAATCTTCAGACAATCATGAACGATGGTTGCTTACGTATGCAGATATGATTACCCTTTTGCTGGGTTTGTTTATTATTTTATATTCAATTTCTAATGTTGATAAACAAAAATTAGAATCAGTTGCTGATGCAATTCGTTCAGGTTTTGGTTTTGGACCAGGAGGAACTGTTGCTATCTTTGATGGTGGAACTAGTGTTCTGGAAGATGATTTATTTAAACCTAAGTCTCAACTTTTCCGTGTATGGGAGAATCTTGGTTTCAACCTCAAGAGATGGAAGGAAGTCGCAAAACTTCGTCTTGGACTTGCTGAGACAGAAGAATTAAAATTAGTAATTTTCGGTCCAATCACGGATGAAGGAGATTGGATTGTAGATCAGACTCAGGATGAGACATTTCAAAATTTATCACAACTCACTGAGAATTTGGATGTGGAAATCTTGATACGACTTGAGATTCCAGAAAATGCACGATTGGGAAGGGTGTCCTGGGAAGATAGTGCAAAGCGTACTGCAAAACTTGCAGAGCTAATGGAAACAAAATACAATATACCTCGTGAGAAGATTGCAATTCTTGCTCACACTAAATTTTCCCCAATGAAGGATGTCTCATCGGACTCACCAGAGGCGAAAGCACGACAAGAACGCATTGAAATTTTCATTCGCAAGCAAAAGTAGTAGATCTTATCTAATATTTTTTGCAAGACCAATAGTTCTTTTAGCAAAATCTGGTCATAGAATGCTCCGTACACCTTATATGATTCTTCTAATACTCTTCTTCTTATGTCAGATTGATTGTAAAGATCGATCTAAAGGTGTAGATGATCCATTCTGGAGAGAAGAATCTCTTAAAATTGCTGGTGAAATTTGCAAAAAAATTGCAAATTGTGGCAAAGAAACTGGCGCCTTCATTGGACTTGAATTATCTCATACACAATTGGCAGAGAATAGGTTACAAGAAGCTTCATGCCATGAACATCATCGAAATACTAACGTTTATAAATTGATCGGAGATAATCCCGATCAGATTCGATCACTAACACGTGATTGTTATAAAGAAATCATTGAAATGGGATGTTCTGATTTAGTTGATAAGAAGTATAAAAAGATTGTTGCATGCGAACTAATGGGTCGTATACAGAGAGGGGAATCTTTAGAATAGATGCTTCGTGGACTCCGCCGATTAAATCGTTACGAAAGACGAATTCTCAACATTATTAAGTTAGGTGGTAAAAATGCACGCCTTACTCAATTCGGTTTTAGCAGAAAAACAGACGATGGTTTTCGCTTTCCCATCCATGCTATAGAACTTGGAACTCCAAAAGCTATTCGCAATAATCCAGTCGGTTTAGTGGCTGGAGTTCATGGATTAGAGACAGTTGGCATTCGCATACTTTTGGACTTTCTAGAATACATTCTCGATAAAAAGAATAATGATTTCTTACCAGAATTGAAAAAAGGTAAACTTGGATTGGTCATTTTGCCTATTGTAAACCCAGGTGGTGTTGCTCTCAAATCAAGATCAAATCCGGCCGGCGTAGATCTCATGCGCAATTCTGGTGTTGAGGCTGAATCGGCCTTGCCCTTCTTTGGTGGACATAAAATTAGTTCTTCACTCCCGTATTATCGTGGTAATACGATGGAACCTGAATCTAGAGCATTATTTAGATTTGTTCATAAATATTTTTATTCGGTAAAAGATGCGATTATGCCTGTTCTTGATATACATTCCGGTTTCGGAACTATTGATCATGTTTGGTGGCCTTATGCGAGAACGAAGAAACCTTGCATTGACACACCATTGTTTGAAAAGATGGCGTATTATCTTAAGACCAAAATGAATCATGATGTTTTTAAATATGGACCACAATCGGAAACTTATACAACTCATGGAGATCTATGGGATCGGTTCTATGATAATTATTTTGAACATTTTAGAACATCAAATACTTCTTGGAGTTCCAGATTTCTTCCAATAACTTTAGAAGTTGGTACTTGGTCTGATCTTAAGCAAGACCCAATGAAGATTTTTCGAAAGCGAGGAATTTTCAATCCAGCTCGCGAAAATAAATTAGAGACCATTACCGGTTATAGAAATTTTATTAGAGATTTTGTATTATTATCCCAGACTAAGCTTGCACATTGGACCGCATAACATATGAAAGAAGAAGCGCTAAAATACCATTCACAGTTTCCGCAAGGAAAAACTAAAGTAGTTCCAACTAAGCCAACCGACAATAGCGCCGATCTTACTTTAGCCTATTCGCCAGGTGTTGCTTACCCCTGTTTAGAAATTGCTGACAATAAAGAATTGGTTTATGAATATACTAACAAGGGTAACTTGGTTGGGATTATCACGAATGGTACGGCAGTATTAGGACTCGGAAATATTGGTCCTGAAGCTGGTAAACCTGTGATGGAAGGAAAAGCTGTTCTATTCAAGAAATTTGCTGGTATTGATGTTTTTGATATAGAGTTGAACACTCAAGATCCGGAAGAACTTATTCGTGCTGTTAAATTACTAGAACCAACATTTGGTGGAATAAACTTAGAAGATATTAAAGCTCCAGAATGTTTTTATATTGAGAAAGTACTTGATGAGAATATGGATATTCCGGTTTTTCATGATGATCAGCATGGAACGGCAATCATCACTACGGCAGCTCTTTTAAATGCATTGATCATTAACGGTAAAAAATTAGAAAATCTTAAAGTTGTAATCAATGGTGCCGGAGCTGCAGCTGTAGCTATTGCTGATATGATCTGCGAAGTGGGAGTTGATTTCAATAATATATTTATGTTGGATTCAAGAGGGATGTTAAATCTATCTAGAAAAGATTTACATGACTCTAAGAAACGATTTGTTCGCAATATTCCAGAAAATTCTTTACGTGATGTTGTAAAAGGTGCTGATGTTTTTATTGGAGTATCCGTTAGAGATGTGATGGATCAAGTAATGGTTCAATCTATGGCTAAGGATCCAATTGTTTTTGCTTTAGCGAATCCTGATCCAGAAATTCCGTACCAACTTGCTAAGGCTGCAAGACCAGACGTAATTCTCGCTACCGGTCGTAGTGATCATCCAAATCAAGTGAATAATGTTCTAGGATTTCCATTTATTTTTCGAGGTGCCTTGGATATTCGATCCAAAAGAGTCAATAGTGAAATGAAGCTCGCAGCTTCAAAAGCTCTTGCAGATCTTGCAAGACTTCCTGTACCGGATGAATTATGCCAAGCGTATGGAGTTGATAAAATTGAATTTGGGTCTGAATATATCATTCCTAAACCTTTTGATCCAAGATTGATTTTCTATATTTCATCAGCGGTTGCTAAAGCTGCAGTTGAGTCAGGAGTTGCACAAATCCCTTATCCTGGCGATGAAGCTTATAGAAAATATTTGAATCAAAGAATGGGAATCAGTTCTTAGATTTATCTTATTTTTTCAAAGAATTCTCCAATAAATTCGGACTATTTATTTTTAGTTTACAATAGATAAACATTCTAATACTTTGGGCTGATCATTTATGTTTGAAGGTCGATCTCCCATACATCCTAAGGATTGGAAATTTCTTGCAGTTGGGTCGTGCCCGATCAGCTTTTTTCTGTAAAAATAAATAATATGAATTGGGATAAAGCGGACGCTACTAGATTTATTCTGAATGTCACTCGAAAGAAATGGGTGAGAGTTCTATTTTATATTTGCTTAATATACAATACAGTCTTCAATTCAATCACCGGACAGATTGTGGTTGATCGACTAGCTCAATCAATACTCAAATCACAGTTAGATATAAATGTTACCCGTTTTTCTCTACTCTACGGATTTGTTTTTGAAGATGTGATATTGTATTCAGGTGATGAATTTCAGAAAGGTAAATTCTTACAATCAGATCGAATTGCTGTCACATACAATCTGCCTCTACTGTTTTTGGGAAGGCTCAAAATTTCAGAAGTATCCTTAACGAATTCTAAAATCGAATTTTTGGAGAGGAATAAATTATGGAATTTCGAAACTATAATGGAAAAATCCGAAAGTTCTAGTATTGAATTGGAAGAATCCGAGGAACAGAGCGGGAATCATTCTGATATTATTTCGACTTTCATTCCTATTTCATTGTATGCGAATATTTTTGTAAATGATCTTACAATTCACGTTGTTAGAGGAATGGATAGTAATGATAAATTAGATCTAAATTTATCTGATTTAAATTTAGCCTTCGAACTGGATTCAAAAAGATTTCGAGAAATTCCTCTTTCATTCAAAGCAATCAATCTAATCGAAAAATTAGAGGTTTCGTTGAATAAAGACAATGTTGTTCCTATTCAATTAAAGGATTCTAAAGATGAAATTAAATTTAATCTATTTTCTAAATTTGTTCTGAATCACTACCTTGATAAAGACATTCCAAAAATTGAATCCAATCTACATCTTGGCACAGATGAAATTGTTTTTGGAGCAGGAGACAATCAGTCAGCAACCGCAGGTATTGAGTTGAAATATGATTTAAAACTAGATCCAATCAAGGATCACTTGTCCCTAGATGAACTTACAATGATTTTGGCGGGAAAACCTACATTTCAATTGGATGGGGAAGTTCAAAATATTTCAACTCCCAAGATGAGTTTTCGATTTGAAAATACTCCAACATCAATTGACTTGTCAGAAATTTCTAAACTATTTAAAAAAATACCAGGACTTAAAAATATTGCTTTGAGTGGTAACATATCTTTTCCCGAGATTATTGCGCGCGGAGATATAGATGATCTACTGACATCAATTAAGATTCATGGTAAGAATATTTTAGTAACCCTTCCAGCTGGAAAACATTCTATACCAGAAATAATAATTGAATCTTCAGCTCATTTGAATCTAAGCAATCCAATTAAGCCAACAAAAGAAAATTTGCTTCCAATTCTCAATCATCTATCAATTGAGAAGATCTCAGTTCAATACAATAGTATAATAGCTAAAATATCTGGTGAAATTGATCCTAATAGAAAAGTAGAATTAGATTTAGATATATCTGGTATCAATTTGGAAAAATTTTCCAATCAAGTATTTGGAATTGCTTCAACCAAAATTAGACTTCGCGGTGATAAATTATCCTTGTTTGGAGTGGATCTCAAAATCAATATAAATGAATTTCGATATATAATGGGAAGAGGAATCTCTGGTAAAAATAATATTCAATTAACCGCGCAGAAACAAGTTGATTTGGAAAAAGAATTTGAACTTGAGAAGATTCAAATTACTCCGTTAAATTTTCAAGTAAAAAATGAGAAATATGAAGAATTTTTATTTTTTACATCAAATATAGGATTTTCTAATTTAGATTCTAAATTGGATTTCGAACTTAAAGATTTAAAAATTATTTCTCGGTTCACTCCAATGATTCCTGCTATGCCTGTCTCTCTGAAGTCAACTGTGGCAAACCTTCGCGAAAGTCTAGGAGAGAGGCTGAATCTATACGGTGCGTTAGAGTATCTCCAATCAAATTCAGGTAAGGAAATTATTTTACATTTCGGTGGGAGTTTTCCAGGAATTGAATTGGATGATTTGCATATTGAATCCGATATAAATATTTTGAATGATAAACCGAAAACAATTGAAATAAAAGAATTTCGGATCGATGCTTTCAAGAAAAAGCTTTATGCAGATTTCAAGGGTAAGTTTTATAAACCATTTATACCAAATCCACCTTATGGAGATTATACGGGAAGTTTGGCTGGAAAACTTAGATTGAGATCCAAGGAACCTTCACTTATACTAAAAGGCATCAATTTAAAAGGAGTAATTGACCTGGATCTGGATGTACAAAATGAACATATTAATGGTAAACTCCATACAGAAGAAGCAGATATACGGATTACCTCTGGAAATTGTCCAGGTGCAAACTGTAAATTTACAGAGATTGTTGATCTGTTTTTGGATATACCTTTTCACCATAATATACTAGAGACTAGTACTCTAGTTCTTACCTCTGGCAATAAAGAAAATTTGATAAAGAATTATGGGGAACAAAAAGGTCTTAATTTTAAGATTGAAAAAATTCGAGGAAGTCACCCCAGCTTAACCGGTCAGGTTTTTGATTTTGTGGTTCCGAAAGATCATTTACCTGGACTATCCGCAAGTATAGTGCACAAAGATAATATTCTAAAAATTGATAATCTACGAATCTTTGCATTAGATGGTATAGTATATGGCCGAGATATTTTATTCAATATAGGAAATGGTGATATTAACAATATGGAATTTGCATCGACTTTGCAAATTCGCGATGTCGATCTTAAGCAAATGTTGCCGAGAGAATCACAAGATAAAGTGGGTGATGGGAAAATTAAGGCTGATCTCAATTTCACAGGAAGGAATCTTTCTGATCCGATTGGAAATATGAATTTATACTTTAGCGTGTTTCAAATTGGTTCGGACTTTGGCAAGAGTGCAATCAATATAGTGAGTCCAACTAATTTAATTACGGATGCAATAATCAACAGTTATTCTGTGAATAATGTCGAAATACAGTTATCGAAAGGATTAGTTTACGCATCAATACAATTCAATAAATCTCTGCTAAACACTTTAGTATTTAATATCGAAAATGATCGAATTCAAGAAGAGAGAATTCCTTTGTCTAGTTTTTTGGATCGTGCTAAGGATGAGTTTTCCAATTATAAATAAGGAATAAATTATGAAAAATTATAGGTATTTAAATATATTTCTCAACTTAAAATCTTTGTCTATGATGAAGCAATCATATATAGTTTTTTTGTTTATTTACTTAATTATTAATTTTGTTCTAAATTGTTCCCTCAATCCGCCACCAATTACTTTTACTCAGACCGCGACTGCTGCAGAGAAACAAATGCTAGGTGAAGATAGGGATATCGAAGCAGACGGATGGATACTATCCTCTATAAAAATGTCTGCATCTGGTTCTGAGATATGGCAAAGAGTCGAATTGGATCGAGATGCAGATTATCCAGATTACGATAGCGATTTGTATATTGCTCTTAGAAAGATTGCATATTTCTCGGCTGAAGTAATCAATTGGAAGAAAAAAAGATTCGTGGGAGAATCATATTCTGGAGAATTAAAAATCAATCCGAAGTATATAGATAGTTTGTACTATCAAGAATTTCCAAATCATGAAAAGAGAATTCTCGAAGTTCTACCTCAGGTTAACAAAACT of Leptospira sp. GIMC2001 contains these proteins:
- a CDS encoding lysophospholipid acyltransferase family protein translates to MDDSAKKTVGRIKKFVTPFFHLALQTEVLGFHHIQPSGKLILTCNHRSDMDPFVIGAIFPRFISWIAADYTMRIPLFKDLVEKTGCIPMAIDGNISMGSIKKVQQVFKKGDVLGIFPEGHDYMVKNDFDSPMANFHSGFAAFSLRNKVDVMPSVIVPIEENISDYPLPPILRAFMGMPKEVCEIQKRAVYKKVRVVFGEPIPHAEYLDMSLEEGMKALSARTKEAMESLMEKGRNEALWKLAS
- a CDS encoding flagellar motor protein MotB, which codes for MRTHRRFTRRKRESESSDNHERWLLTYADMITLLLGLFIILYSISNVDKQKLESVADAIRSGFGFGPGGTVAIFDGGTSVLEDDLFKPKSQLFRVWENLGFNLKRWKEVAKLRLGLAETEELKLVIFGPITDEGDWIVDQTQDETFQNLSQLTENLDVEILIRLEIPENARLGRVSWEDSAKRTAKLAELMETKYNIPREKIAILAHTKFSPMKDVSSDSPEAKARQERIEIFIRKQK
- a CDS encoding LA_2478/LA_2722/LA_4182 family protein, producing the protein MKFSFASKSSRSYLIFFARPIVLLAKSGHRMLRTPYMILLILFFLCQIDCKDRSKGVDDPFWREESLKIAGEICKKIANCGKETGAFIGLELSHTQLAENRLQEASCHEHHRNTNVYKLIGDNPDQIRSLTRDCYKEIIEMGCSDLVDKKYKKIVACELMGRIQRGESLE
- a CDS encoding M14 family zinc carboxypeptidase, which codes for MLRGLRRLNRYERRILNIIKLGGKNARLTQFGFSRKTDDGFRFPIHAIELGTPKAIRNNPVGLVAGVHGLETVGIRILLDFLEYILDKKNNDFLPELKKGKLGLVILPIVNPGGVALKSRSNPAGVDLMRNSGVEAESALPFFGGHKISSSLPYYRGNTMEPESRALFRFVHKYFYSVKDAIMPVLDIHSGFGTIDHVWWPYARTKKPCIDTPLFEKMAYYLKTKMNHDVFKYGPQSETYTTHGDLWDRFYDNYFEHFRTSNTSWSSRFLPITLEVGTWSDLKQDPMKIFRKRGIFNPARENKLETITGYRNFIRDFVLLSQTKLAHWTA
- a CDS encoding malic enzyme-like NAD(P)-binding protein; translated protein: MKEEALKYHSQFPQGKTKVVPTKPTDNSADLTLAYSPGVAYPCLEIADNKELVYEYTNKGNLVGIITNGTAVLGLGNIGPEAGKPVMEGKAVLFKKFAGIDVFDIELNTQDPEELIRAVKLLEPTFGGINLEDIKAPECFYIEKVLDENMDIPVFHDDQHGTAIITTAALLNALIINGKKLENLKVVINGAGAAAVAIADMICEVGVDFNNIFMLDSRGMLNLSRKDLHDSKKRFVRNIPENSLRDVVKGADVFIGVSVRDVMDQVMVQSMAKDPIVFALANPDPEIPYQLAKAARPDVILATGRSDHPNQVNNVLGFPFIFRGALDIRSKRVNSEMKLAASKALADLARLPVPDELCQAYGVDKIEFGSEYIIPKPFDPRLIFYISSAVAKAAVESGVAQIPYPGDEAYRKYLNQRMGISS
- a CDS encoding LIC_11026 family protein, producing MNWDKADATRFILNVTRKKWVRVLFYICLIYNTVFNSITGQIVVDRLAQSILKSQLDINVTRFSLLYGFVFEDVILYSGDEFQKGKFLQSDRIAVTYNLPLLFLGRLKISEVSLTNSKIEFLERNKLWNFETIMEKSESSSIELEESEEQSGNHSDIISTFIPISLYANIFVNDLTIHVVRGMDSNDKLDLNLSDLNLAFELDSKRFREIPLSFKAINLIEKLEVSLNKDNVVPIQLKDSKDEIKFNLFSKFVLNHYLDKDIPKIESNLHLGTDEIVFGAGDNQSATAGIELKYDLKLDPIKDHLSLDELTMILAGKPTFQLDGEVQNISTPKMSFRFENTPTSIDLSEISKLFKKIPGLKNIALSGNISFPEIIARGDIDDLLTSIKIHGKNILVTLPAGKHSIPEIIIESSAHLNLSNPIKPTKENLLPILNHLSIEKISVQYNSIIAKISGEIDPNRKVELDLDISGINLEKFSNQVFGIASTKIRLRGDKLSLFGVDLKININEFRYIMGRGISGKNNIQLTAQKQVDLEKEFELEKIQITPLNFQVKNEKYEEFLFFTSNIGFSNLDSKLDFELKDLKIISRFTPMIPAMPVSLKSTVANLRESLGERLNLYGALEYLQSNSGKEIILHFGGSFPGIELDDLHIESDINILNDKPKTIEIKEFRIDAFKKKLYADFKGKFYKPFIPNPPYGDYTGSLAGKLRLRSKEPSLILKGINLKGVIDLDLDVQNEHINGKLHTEEADIRITSGNCPGANCKFTEIVDLFLDIPFHHNILETSTLVLTSGNKENLIKNYGEQKGLNFKIEKIRGSHPSLTGQVFDFVVPKDHLPGLSASIVHKDNILKIDNLRIFALDGIVYGRDILFNIGNGDINNMEFASTLQIRDVDLKQMLPRESQDKVGDGKIKADLNFTGRNLSDPIGNMNLYFSVFQIGSDFGKSAINIVSPTNLITDAIINSYSVNNVEIQLSKGLVYASIQFNKSLLNTLVFNIENDRIQEERIPLSSFLDRAKDEFSNYK
- a CDS encoding DUF1318 domain-containing protein, with protein sequence MKNYRYLNIFLNLKSLSMMKQSYIVFLFIYLIINFVLNCSLNPPPITFTQTATAAEKQMLGEDRDIEADGWILSSIKMSASGSEIWQRVELDRDADYPDYDSDLYIALRKIAYFSAEVINWKKKRFVGESYSGELKINPKYIDSLYYQEFPNHEKRILEVLPQVNKTRNYINQEKIKELEKNSKLTQIQKDKLIQSFQFKYYNMVEKGEYFEESIGNWKIKTESFVDN